A region of Sesamum indicum cultivar Zhongzhi No. 13 linkage group LG7, S_indicum_v1.0, whole genome shotgun sequence DNA encodes the following proteins:
- the LOC105166390 gene encoding plant intracellular Ras-group-related LRR protein 5, producing MASAVTDHPPPPYVETVEEITRIYKSLPSRPSVEEVEAAVSVLQTVETEEKVQLEEISKRRPPEDVPSELFSVLQEVRKAMVCFQCNEQRKEAAQLVELDRALQVFDGLIQKTSALVSGDAFSEKVPDLGGGDGEVERKLVISEEKGVECADHEDVKSGDEMKGFLPSSSSSKAIVLSSGEGEIEQLNLMKVAAVIENCAKTGASVLDLQGKLMDKIEWLPYSLGKLSTLTELYLSENRIMALPTSIGSLKTLMKLDLRANQLINLPSSFGDLQNLADLDLSANLLKSLPESFGNLKNLISLDLSSNRYSNLPNKVGDLISLERLNVQTNDLEELPHTIGLCSSLVELRLDFNQLKALPESVGKLERLEILTLHYNRVKRLPSTIGNLSHLKELDVSFNELEIIPEALCSAVSLAKLNVGKNFADLRMLPESLGNLEMLEELDISDNQIKVLPDTFRFLSRLRNLRVDQTPLEVPPREVTKLGAQVVVQYMADFVAERDMKSRQIKKKRGFFSYICPLLCFGIEKR from the exons ATGGCCTCCGCCGTGACAGACCACCCGCCTCCCCCCTACGTAGAAACAGTAGAAGAAATTACCAGAATCTACAAATCGCTGCCGTCGAGACCCTCCGTTGAAGAGGTTGAGGCGGCCGTTTCCGTGCTGCAGACTGTAGAAACCGAAGAGAAGGTTCAGCTAGAGGAGATCTCGAAGCGGCGTCCACCGGAAGACGTGCCTTCGGAACTGTTTTCCGTGCTGCAAGAAGTGAGGAAAGCCATGGTCTGTTTCCAATGCAACGAGCAGCGGAAAGAGGCGGCCCAGCTGGTTGAGCTCGACAGGGCTTTACAGGTGTTTGATGGGCTTATTCAGAAGACTTCCGCGCTGGTTTCTGGGGATGCGTTTTCGGAGAAAGTGCCTGATTTGGGGGGTGGTGATGGTGAAGTTGAGAGAAAGCTTGTGATCAGTGAGGAGAAGGGTGTGGAGTGTGCTGATCATGAAGATGTTAAGAGTGGTGACGAGATGAAGGGTTTTCTTCCCAGTAGTTCTTCTTCAAAGGCTATTGTTTTATCTTCAG GGGAAGGAGAAATAGAACAATTGAATCTGATGAAAGTGGCAGCAGTAATTGAAAATTGTGCTAAAACTGGGGCAAGTGTTTTGGATCTTCAAGGCAAGCTCATGGACAAGATTGAGTGGCTTCCGTATTCTCTCGGAAAGCTATCAACCCTTACTGAATTGTATTTATCTGAAAACAGGATCATGGCTCTTCCAACTTCCATAGGCAGCCTTAAGACCTTAATGAAGCTTGATCTCCGTGCCAACCAACTCATAAACCTCCCTAGTTCTTTTGGTGACCTGCAAAACTTAGCCGACCTTGACCTTTCAGCAAACCTGTTGAAATCGCTGCCAGAGTCTTTTGGgaacttaaaaaatttgattagtcTTGATTTAAGTTCAAACCGGTACTCAAACTTACCTAATAAAGTTGGGGATCTAATTTCTTTAGAAAGACTGAACGTTCAAACAAATGATCTTGAAGAACTTCCTCACACAATTGGATTATGCTCGTCGCTTGTTGAACTGAGGTTGGATTTCAATCAGCTCAAAGCTCTTCCAGAATCAGTAGGGAAGCTTGAACGCTTGGAGATTCTTACTTTGCACTATAACAGAGTAAAAAGATTGCCGTCAACAATTGGTAATCTCTCTCATTTGAAGGAGCTTGATGTTAGCTTCAATGAACTCGAGATAATACCTGAAGCACTTTGTTCTGCGGTGAGCCTTGCAAAACTTAATGTTGGAAAAAATTTTGCTGACCTGAGAATGCTGCCGGAATCACTTGGAAATCTAGAGATGCTTGAAGAACTCGACATCAGTgacaatcaaataaaagtgCTGCCTGATACCTTTAGATTCCTGTCTAGGTTAAGAAACTTACGTGTTGATCAAACTCCTTTGGAAGTGCCACCAAGGGAAGTTACGAAACTGGGTGCACAG GTCGTTGTACAGTATATGGCTGATTTTGTTGCTGAGAGGGATATGAAGTCCCGACagataaagaagaaaagaggcttcttttcatatatatgcCCACTGCTCTGTTTTGGCATTGAGAAGAGATAG